In Leptospira stimsonii, the following proteins share a genomic window:
- a CDS encoding c-type cytochrome produces MMKTRISFLILAFAIFANCSQDQNSARVKRGEKLVKLGSCADCHTSKSMTPQGPVPNTSKHLAGYLETNKLPEYKSFKGSPWILFAGDLTATVGPWGVTFAKNLTPDKETGIGGWTEEMFIQTIRTQKRMGVGRSLLPPMAPIMGESLNSLTDEDLKDIYAYLKSIPAVSNKVPEPILN; encoded by the coding sequence ATCATGAAAACTAGAATTTCATTCTTGATTTTGGCTTTTGCAATCTTCGCAAATTGTTCCCAAGATCAAAACTCAGCCCGCGTAAAACGCGGAGAAAAATTAGTGAAGTTAGGAAGTTGCGCCGACTGCCATACATCCAAGAGCATGACACCGCAAGGTCCCGTTCCAAATACTTCTAAACACCTCGCCGGCTACCTGGAAACGAACAAGTTGCCCGAATACAAAAGTTTCAAAGGAAGTCCTTGGATTTTGTTTGCCGGTGACCTTACTGCGACCGTCGGCCCTTGGGGAGTTACCTTTGCGAAAAACTTAACTCCAGATAAGGAGACCGGAATCGGAGGTTGGACAGAAGAAATGTTTATCCAAACCATACGTACGCAAAAAAGAATGGGAGTCGGAAGATCATTACTACCTCCAATGGCGCCGATCATGGGAGAAAGTTTAAATTCTTTAACCGACGAGGATCTCAAAGACATTTATGCTTATCTCAAGTCGATTCCTGCAGTAAGCAACAAAGTACCGGAACCGATCCTGAATTGA